In Sphingobacterium thalpophilum, a genomic segment contains:
- a CDS encoding polysaccharide deacetylase family protein, producing the protein MPRHEKKVYLTFDDGPIPEITPFILDILKKYQVKATFFCVGENIKKNPHLFQRILAEGHQMGNHTYNHLKGWETNDEQYLANVAKCQELTQTDLFRPPYARATKSQLRQLYKKYRVIMWDIMSGDFDPNLSPQKCLENVLPNIKNGSVIIFHDNIKAIPRVEYVLPKTIEFLLKNNYQLSRID; encoded by the coding sequence ATGCCACGTCATGAAAAAAAAGTCTATCTTACTTTTGACGATGGTCCAATTCCTGAAATTACACCTTTTATACTCGATATCCTAAAAAAATATCAGGTGAAGGCAACATTTTTTTGTGTTGGTGAAAATATTAAAAAAAATCCACATTTGTTTCAACGAATTTTAGCGGAAGGACATCAGATGGGCAACCATACTTACAATCACCTCAAAGGCTGGGAGACAAATGATGAGCAGTATTTGGCAAATGTTGCAAAATGCCAGGAACTGACCCAAACCGATCTTTTTCGCCCGCCTTATGCCCGAGCAACAAAATCCCAACTCCGTCAACTCTATAAAAAATACCGTGTGATCATGTGGGATATTATGTCGGGTGATTTTGATCCGAATTTAAGTCCCCAGAAATGCCTCGAAAACGTTTTGCCCAACATTAAAAATGGCTCTGTTATTATTTTTCATGATAATATCAAAGCCATTCCCCGTGTCGAATATGTTCTCCCTAAAACAATAGAATTTCTATTAAAAAATAACTATCAGCTTTCGAGAATAGATTAA
- a CDS encoding DUF4249 family protein: protein MKKILGVIAVALFTLGSCEDKIELELPENTGQLVITADLMVSDQQHEISIQQVVSIKDSLFSPITDAEVIVKNMQNNRTYTFQAGADGLYTNKTLRLQEKVTYQLQVKTADGREIQGVSKVPSYVDVDSIGLSQRIIFTDTIYYPTLVFVDPPEKGNYYKYKMSVNGGKLRFIDVFNDKYNNGLEVQHDIVDRDRDLKVGDRVRILRQCIDVGAYNYWNSFQMINPGSASPSNPISNLSNNALGYFSVSVGKYYESEVTFARSKP from the coding sequence ATGAAGAAGATATTAGGAGTTATAGCTGTTGCATTATTTACTTTAGGGAGCTGCGAAGACAAAATAGAATTGGAACTGCCCGAAAATACAGGTCAATTGGTTATCACCGCAGATTTGATGGTTTCGGATCAACAGCATGAGATTAGTATACAGCAGGTTGTAAGTATTAAAGACTCGCTGTTTTCTCCGATAACAGATGCAGAAGTGATCGTTAAGAATATGCAAAATAATCGCACTTATACGTTTCAAGCGGGGGCTGACGGGCTGTATACCAATAAGACATTACGGTTACAGGAGAAGGTCACTTACCAGTTGCAGGTAAAGACCGCTGATGGAAGGGAGATCCAAGGGGTATCAAAGGTTCCCAGCTATGTGGATGTGGATTCTATAGGGCTTTCACAGCGCATTATTTTTACTGATACCATTTATTATCCAACTCTCGTATTTGTTGACCCCCCGGAAAAAGGGAATTATTATAAGTATAAGATGTCGGTGAATGGAGGTAAACTACGTTTTATTGATGTCTTTAACGATAAGTATAACAATGGCTTAGAGGTGCAGCATGATATTGTCGACCGCGATAGAGATTTGAAAGTTGGTGATCGTGTGCGTATCCTACGTCAATGTATCGATGTAGGCGCCTACAATTACTGGAATAGTTTTCAAATGATTAATCCTGGTTCGGCTTCGCCATCTAATCCGATTTCAAATTTAAGCAACAATGCATTGGGGTATTTCAGTGTCAGTGTAGGTAAATATTATGAATCTGAGGTGACGTTTGCTAGAAGTAAACCTTAA
- a CDS encoding TonB-dependent receptor domain-containing protein, which yields MFKPIKVVFCLSSILFCAQQAYSQQSKSISGFVRDSISGENIIGAVIRNDAEEKSTASNKYGFFSLSVRDGSKGIEVSSVGYRTKGFSVYLDKDSTYIIQLVPEENQLAEVTVTGNRRKSIKDLTPGLTQFSPKEIEKVPVLFGEKDILKTIQLFPGVTSGGEGSSNFYVRGGGGDQNLILLDEAPVYNSSHLFGFFSTFNSDAIKDVNFYKGGVPAQYGGKISSVMEITTLDGNNQHFNVEGGLGLIASRLKLEGPIQKGKSSFMISGRRTYADLFLKLSSDENIKKSALFFYDLNAKFNYRINDKNTLYLSGYFGKDAMAYHDLFDFNWGNATGTMRWNHVWSNRLFSNTTLIFSKFNYQVKIEDDNNFKIRSDIFNYNFKQDFQYNLSDRHNLKFGLQAALQEIRPASIEAGEDSKVNSLQIQHRKGVDVAAYLTDDWSVTDRLKLNFGLRASAYAALGPGTFYTFDPAGEAVDSTYVGNGKLGKKYVYLEPRISLNYAINDLTTVKASFNTNVQYLHQLSNTTSSLPTDQYVLSNNTIKPQLSNQYSLGYFRNFASNRYEFSVEGYYRDLKNQIDYRNGADLQANELLEGELLFGKGRAYGIEWFLKKRLGRFSGWLSYTLSKSERQFEQINDGAWFSARQDKTHNIAIVAQYQLNPKWNLSANFVYYTGDAVTMPAGKYFVDDRTIFYYDKRNGQRMPAYHRLDLAATYDIKRTKNSYSSLSFGLYNAYNRKNAYLIDFREKEGQSNVTEIYRIALFGAIPSITWNFKF from the coding sequence ATGTTTAAACCTATAAAGGTTGTTTTTTGTCTTTCTTCCATTTTGTTCTGCGCGCAGCAAGCGTATAGTCAACAGTCTAAATCTATTTCGGGGTTTGTTAGGGACAGTATCAGCGGTGAGAATATTATTGGTGCCGTGATACGAAACGATGCGGAGGAAAAATCCACTGCGTCAAATAAATATGGTTTTTTTAGCTTGTCTGTCCGTGATGGCAGCAAAGGGATAGAAGTATCGTCGGTAGGCTATCGAACAAAAGGATTTTCTGTTTATCTGGATAAGGACTCCACTTATATTATTCAGTTGGTACCTGAGGAAAATCAGCTCGCCGAGGTTACCGTGACCGGAAATAGGCGCAAATCAATAAAGGATCTAACGCCTGGGCTTACGCAGTTTAGCCCTAAAGAAATCGAAAAAGTCCCTGTACTATTTGGAGAAAAAGATATTCTCAAGACCATACAGCTATTTCCAGGAGTAACCAGTGGTGGGGAAGGAAGCAGCAATTTTTATGTGCGTGGTGGTGGTGGCGACCAAAACCTGATTTTGCTGGATGAGGCTCCTGTCTATAACAGTTCCCATCTGTTCGGTTTTTTCTCGACCTTTAATTCCGATGCGATCAAAGACGTTAATTTCTACAAGGGTGGGGTTCCGGCTCAATATGGGGGTAAAATTTCGTCGGTTATGGAAATAACCACCTTGGATGGAAACAATCAGCACTTCAACGTAGAAGGTGGCTTGGGACTTATCGCCTCGCGTCTTAAATTGGAAGGACCTATTCAAAAAGGCAAGAGCTCATTTATGATCTCCGGCAGACGTACTTATGCGGATCTTTTCTTAAAACTTTCAAGTGATGAGAATATTAAGAAGAGTGCGCTCTTTTTTTATGACCTCAATGCAAAGTTTAATTATCGCATCAATGATAAGAATACACTTTACTTGTCTGGATATTTCGGTAAGGATGCAATGGCTTATCATGATTTGTTTGATTTCAATTGGGGAAATGCGACTGGAACCATGCGTTGGAACCATGTCTGGAGCAATAGGTTGTTTAGCAATACAACGTTAATTTTTAGTAAATTCAATTATCAGGTTAAGATTGAGGATGATAATAACTTTAAGATCCGCTCAGATATCTTTAATTACAATTTTAAGCAAGATTTTCAGTACAATCTTTCGGACCGTCACAATCTAAAATTTGGATTGCAGGCAGCCCTGCAGGAAATCCGACCGGCAAGTATCGAAGCGGGGGAAGATTCGAAGGTGAATTCATTGCAAATTCAACATCGTAAGGGTGTTGATGTTGCTGCATATCTAACCGATGACTGGTCAGTTACCGACCGTTTAAAATTAAACTTTGGACTGAGAGCATCCGCTTACGCAGCATTGGGACCGGGAACATTTTATACTTTCGATCCTGCTGGCGAGGCCGTGGATTCTACCTATGTAGGAAATGGCAAGTTGGGTAAAAAGTACGTCTATCTGGAGCCTCGCATTTCCTTAAACTACGCGATCAATGATTTGACAACGGTAAAGGCTTCGTTTAATACCAATGTTCAGTATTTGCATCAACTGAGTAATACGACCAGCAGCCTTCCTACCGATCAATATGTACTGAGCAATAATACAATTAAGCCGCAGTTATCCAATCAGTATTCGCTGGGTTACTTTCGGAATTTTGCATCCAACAGATATGAATTCTCTGTTGAAGGTTATTATCGAGATTTAAAGAACCAGATTGACTATAGGAATGGCGCCGATCTACAGGCAAATGAATTGCTGGAAGGGGAATTGCTGTTTGGAAAAGGTAGAGCGTACGGCATTGAATGGTTTCTGAAAAAGAGACTGGGGCGATTTAGCGGCTGGCTGAGTTATACTTTATCCAAAAGTGAGCGCCAATTTGAACAGATCAATGATGGTGCGTGGTTTAGTGCGCGGCAGGATAAAACCCATAATATAGCCATTGTGGCGCAGTATCAGTTAAATCCGAAGTGGAATTTGAGCGCCAATTTTGTCTACTATACAGGTGACGCCGTAACGATGCCCGCGGGGAAATATTTTGTTGACGATCGTACGATCTTCTATTACGATAAAAGAAATGGGCAGCGGATGCCAGCTTATCACCGCCTGGATTTGGCAGCAACTTATGATATTAAGCGAACAAAGAATAGCTACTCGAGCTTGTCGTTTGGTCTCTACAATGCCTATAACCGAAAAAATGCCTATTTGATCGACTTTAGAGAAAAAGAAGGACAATCCAATGTCACCGAGATTTATCGGATAGCATTATTTGGAGCGATACCATCGATTACGTGGAATTTTAAATTTTAG
- a CDS encoding alpha/beta hydrolase family protein, with amino-acid sequence MINTRPIFSYSMHNFHQTDPIKSGLFCLAGIRQLLIAFTLFLCTLTNSYAAKVDTLSIQSPSMGKAIKTVVILPQNYSSKINYPVLYLLHGYSGNYSNWVKNSSVSALADQYGYMVVCPDGGFGSWYWDIANDKNYQYETFVSKELIDYVDQHYSTIKDRSGRAITGLSMGGHGALSLAIKHQDSYGAAGSTAGGVDFRPFPLNWEIKDRIGNYADVSQEWDNRVVMNMVPKLINNKLRLIIDCGKEDFFYTVNVALHDKLMYHNINHTFVTSEGGHNWEYWSRSIVYQMAFFKGYFDQAKKSEKKNG; translated from the coding sequence ATGATAAACACTAGACCTATTTTCAGTTATTCGATGCATAATTTTCATCAAACCGATCCTATCAAAAGCGGCCTATTTTGTCTGGCCGGTATTAGACAGCTGTTAATTGCATTCACTTTATTTTTATGCACACTCACGAACTCCTATGCTGCCAAAGTTGATACCCTGTCCATTCAGAGCCCGTCTATGGGTAAAGCAATTAAGACAGTTGTAATTCTTCCGCAAAATTACTCGAGCAAAATCAATTATCCCGTCCTTTACCTATTGCATGGTTATTCCGGTAATTATAGCAATTGGGTTAAAAATTCAAGTGTAAGCGCATTGGCAGATCAGTATGGTTATATGGTGGTTTGTCCCGATGGCGGTTTTGGAAGCTGGTATTGGGACATCGCTAACGATAAAAACTACCAATATGAAACCTTTGTGTCCAAAGAGCTGATCGATTATGTAGATCAGCATTATTCAACGATCAAAGATCGGAGCGGAAGGGCTATTACGGGTTTAAGTATGGGCGGGCATGGCGCGCTCTCGCTGGCCATAAAACATCAGGATAGTTATGGCGCTGCAGGAAGTACGGCCGGTGGGGTAGATTTTAGACCTTTCCCCCTAAATTGGGAAATTAAAGATCGCATAGGGAATTATGCTGATGTATCGCAAGAATGGGATAATCGTGTTGTTATGAATATGGTTCCCAAATTAATCAATAATAAACTTCGCTTAATCATCGATTGCGGTAAGGAAGATTTTTTCTACACGGTGAATGTTGCGCTGCATGATAAATTGATGTACCATAATATAAATCATACCTTTGTTACAAGTGAAGGTGGACACAATTGGGAGTACTGGTCTCGGTCAATTGTTTATCAAATGGCTTTTTTTAAGGGATATTTTGATCAAGCGAAGAAAAGTGAAAAGAAAAATGGATAA
- a CDS encoding DUF4377 domain-containing protein → MSQPTRAEFFISCKSKIRSSTHPPYLVKYYNSKDWEKFNTEIRQFDYDPKFEYDIKILKRQNGSRPTYSLAKTITKSLSEETAVDTWEVGENYVNAQNLGKLKCLQIKSDKKNKWEYLAATIQGFDYQEGYRYRIRVKQTKQKDTDTIRYSLIEVVSKERTNELPSVAAFLARFKWNLLQLNGKDVTDSKASIGFDARNGTITGTTGCNNFWGNFTIKRDKISFIHLASTMRACNGQNIENDFFQIFEQKQIQFDIAEQTLNLYNDRKLVMIFGLQRE, encoded by the coding sequence TTGTCACAGCCTACTCGCGCAGAATTCTTCATTTCGTGTAAAAGTAAAATCAGGTCTTCGACACACCCCCCCTATCTTGTCAAGTACTACAACAGTAAAGATTGGGAGAAATTCAATACCGAGATACGCCAATTTGATTATGATCCCAAATTTGAATATGACATCAAGATCCTCAAACGTCAAAACGGTTCACGTCCAACATACAGCTTAGCCAAAACGATCACAAAATCATTATCGGAAGAAACGGCTGTGGACACATGGGAAGTTGGAGAAAACTACGTAAATGCTCAGAACCTTGGTAAATTGAAGTGTCTGCAGATAAAATCTGATAAAAAAAATAAATGGGAATACCTCGCTGCAACCATTCAAGGTTTCGATTACCAAGAGGGCTACCGTTACCGCATTCGGGTAAAACAAACGAAACAAAAAGATACAGACACCATCAGATACAGCTTAATTGAAGTTGTCTCAAAAGAACGTACAAATGAACTGCCCAGTGTGGCCGCATTTCTGGCTCGTTTTAAATGGAATTTACTTCAGTTAAATGGAAAGGATGTCACCGACAGCAAAGCAAGCATCGGGTTCGATGCCCGAAATGGCACGATTACCGGAACAACGGGATGCAACAATTTTTGGGGAAATTTCACTATTAAAAGGGACAAAATCAGCTTTATACACCTAGCAAGCACCATGCGTGCCTGCAATGGCCAAAATATCGAAAATGACTTTTTCCAAATTTTTGAACAAAAACAAATTCAATTTGACATAGCCGAACAAACCTTAAATTTATACAACGACAGAAAACTAGTAATGATTTTTGGGTTGCAGCGAGAATAA
- a CDS encoding glycoside hydrolase family 43 protein produces the protein MIKTFLTSTTLLLTATLFAQKNPVITGNYADPEGIIYGNKYWIFPTYSAPYEEQIFFDAFSSSDLATWTKHSRILENSNVKWAKKAMWAPAVLENKGKYYLFFGANDVHQGEIGGIGVAVADKPEGPYTDLLGKPLINDIINGAQPIDQFVFKDKDDTFYMYYGGWKHCNMVKLKPDFTGLLPFDDGTFYKEITPKDYVEGPFMFIKDGKYYFMWSEGGWTGPDYKVAYAIADSPFGPFERIGTILERDPEVAVGAGHHSVIKVPNEDKYFIVYHRRPLGKDGANERVTCIEEMKFDKNGHIIPVKMTFTGVKHPLK, from the coding sequence ATGATTAAAACATTTTTAACATCAACAACTTTACTTTTAACCGCGACACTTTTTGCCCAGAAGAATCCTGTTATCACGGGAAACTACGCTGATCCTGAAGGCATTATCTATGGCAATAAATATTGGATATTCCCAACATATTCGGCGCCTTATGAAGAGCAGATATTCTTTGACGCGTTTTCATCTTCCGATTTGGCCACCTGGACAAAACATAGCCGTATCTTGGAGAACAGCAACGTTAAATGGGCGAAAAAAGCGATGTGGGCACCTGCAGTATTGGAAAATAAGGGCAAATATTATCTGTTTTTCGGAGCCAATGATGTGCATCAGGGAGAGATCGGAGGCATTGGGGTCGCTGTCGCTGACAAGCCAGAAGGCCCTTATACTGACCTATTGGGCAAACCCTTAATCAACGATATTATCAATGGCGCTCAGCCGATAGATCAGTTTGTTTTCAAAGATAAAGACGACACTTTCTACATGTATTACGGTGGTTGGAAGCACTGCAATATGGTCAAACTCAAACCAGATTTCACAGGCTTGCTCCCTTTTGATGATGGTACCTTTTACAAGGAAATCACCCCCAAGGATTACGTCGAAGGACCATTTATGTTTATAAAAGATGGAAAATATTATTTCATGTGGTCGGAAGGTGGCTGGACAGGCCCCGACTACAAAGTCGCTTATGCCATCGCCGACTCGCCCTTTGGCCCTTTTGAGCGCATCGGGACAATATTGGAACGGGATCCTGAAGTCGCTGTTGGCGCCGGACATCATTCAGTCATCAAGGTACCCAACGAGGACAAATATTTTATTGTCTATCACCGTAGACCGCTTGGCAAAGATGGAGCCAATGAGCGGGTAACCTGCATCGAAGAAATGAAATTTGACAAAAATGGACATATCATACCTGTTAAGATGACCTTTACAGGTGTCAAACATCCATTAAAATAG
- a CDS encoding NADP-dependent isocitrate dehydrogenase gives MSNKSKIVWTKTDEAPLLATYSFLPIVQAITATAGIDVELRDISLAGRILASFPEFLKEDQKIADALAELGQLATTPEANIIKLPNISASIPQLKGAIAELQQAGYAVPNYPDEATTDEEKSAKAKYAKVLGSAVNPVLREGNSDRRAPKAVKNYAKANPHKMGAWAKDSKTKVSSMTSGDFYGSEQSVTVENEGQFKIEFVDEQGAVTELKGLSALKAGEVIDSSTLSLTALKAFVADAIAEAKAAGVLLSAHLKATMMKVSDPIIFGAVVETYFADVFAQYGDLFKELGINKNNGLGEVYAKIAGHAKEAEVKAAIDAAIANGPALAMVNSDKGITNFHVPSDVIIDASMPAMIRIGGKMWNKDGQEEDTIAMVPDRCYAGVYEATIEDCKEHGALDPKTMGSVPNVGLMAQKAEEYGSHDKTFQAAGNGVIRVVDAEGNVFMEQKVETGDIFRMCQTKDAPIQDWVKLAVNRARLSETPAVFWLDENRAHDREIIKKVEKYLPNFDTTGLDIRILSPIDATKFSLERIRKGEDTISVTGNVLRDYLTDLFPILEVGTSAKMLSIVPLMNGGGLFETGAGGSAPKHVEQFLQEGYLRWDSLGEFLALGASLEHLSQTQNNPKALVLAETLDEATEKFLANDKSPARRVGQIDNRGSHFYLTLYWAQALAAQTKDAELAEKFATVANVLTENEAKINAELIAAQGHAQNIGGYYFPNDELAAKAMRPSETLNNAISSI, from the coding sequence ATGTCAAACAAATCAAAAATTGTTTGGACAAAAACAGATGAAGCTCCTTTATTAGCGACTTATTCGTTTTTGCCTATCGTTCAAGCGATTACAGCTACAGCTGGTATCGATGTTGAATTGAGAGATATCTCTTTAGCAGGCCGTATTCTTGCTAGCTTTCCAGAATTTTTAAAAGAAGATCAAAAAATTGCTGATGCATTGGCTGAGTTGGGACAGTTGGCGACAACTCCTGAAGCAAACATCATTAAATTACCGAATATCTCCGCGTCAATTCCGCAGTTAAAAGGTGCTATCGCTGAATTACAGCAAGCAGGATACGCTGTTCCGAACTATCCTGATGAAGCGACCACAGATGAAGAAAAATCAGCCAAAGCTAAGTATGCAAAGGTATTGGGTTCTGCTGTAAATCCTGTATTGCGTGAAGGAAACTCAGATCGCCGTGCACCTAAAGCGGTTAAGAATTATGCAAAAGCAAATCCACATAAAATGGGTGCTTGGGCGAAAGATTCCAAAACAAAGGTGTCATCCATGACTTCAGGTGATTTCTACGGTTCAGAACAGTCGGTAACCGTTGAAAATGAAGGCCAATTCAAAATTGAGTTTGTTGATGAGCAAGGTGCAGTGACAGAATTAAAAGGACTTTCTGCATTGAAAGCGGGTGAAGTTATTGATTCTTCAACGTTGAGCTTAACTGCATTGAAAGCTTTTGTAGCTGATGCTATCGCTGAAGCGAAAGCCGCAGGAGTATTGTTGTCTGCACATTTAAAGGCAACAATGATGAAAGTTTCTGATCCGATTATATTTGGTGCTGTTGTTGAAACTTATTTTGCAGATGTTTTTGCGCAATATGGCGATTTGTTCAAAGAGTTGGGTATCAATAAAAATAACGGTTTAGGCGAGGTTTATGCTAAAATCGCAGGTCATGCAAAAGAGGCTGAAGTGAAAGCTGCTATCGACGCTGCTATCGCAAATGGTCCTGCTTTAGCGATGGTAAATTCGGATAAAGGTATTACAAATTTCCACGTACCTTCTGATGTAATTATTGACGCTTCTATGCCAGCAATGATCCGTATCGGTGGTAAGATGTGGAATAAAGACGGTCAAGAAGAAGATACGATTGCTATGGTTCCTGATCGTTGTTATGCTGGTGTTTACGAAGCGACAATTGAAGACTGTAAGGAGCATGGTGCTTTAGATCCAAAAACAATGGGTTCTGTGCCAAACGTAGGTTTGATGGCGCAAAAAGCTGAGGAATACGGATCCCATGATAAAACTTTTCAAGCTGCAGGAAACGGAGTTATTCGTGTGGTTGATGCGGAAGGAAATGTTTTCATGGAGCAAAAAGTAGAGACAGGAGATATCTTCCGTATGTGTCAAACGAAAGATGCTCCGATTCAAGACTGGGTGAAATTGGCTGTAAATCGTGCCCGTCTATCTGAGACACCAGCTGTATTCTGGTTGGATGAAAACCGCGCACATGATAGAGAAATCATCAAAAAAGTAGAAAAATACTTGCCAAACTTTGATACAACTGGTCTGGATATTCGTATTTTATCTCCGATTGATGCGACGAAATTCTCTTTGGAACGTATTCGTAAAGGCGAAGATACTATTTCCGTGACTGGTAACGTATTACGTGATTATTTGACGGATTTATTCCCGATCTTAGAAGTGGGTACATCAGCTAAGATGTTGTCGATCGTTCCATTGATGAATGGTGGTGGTTTATTTGAAACAGGTGCTGGTGGTTCGGCTCCGAAACACGTAGAACAATTCCTTCAAGAAGGTTACTTGCGTTGGGATTCATTAGGTGAATTCTTGGCACTTGGTGCTTCTTTGGAACACTTGTCTCAAACACAAAATAATCCAAAAGCGCTGGTATTGGCGGAGACATTGGATGAAGCAACGGAGAAATTCTTGGCTAATGACAAATCTCCGGCACGTAGAGTTGGTCAGATCGATAACCGTGGGTCGCATTTCTACTTGACATTATACTGGGCTCAGGCTTTGGCAGCGCAAACAAAAGATGCTGAATTAGCTGAGAAATTTGCGACCGTTGCAAATGTGTTAACAGAAAATGAAGCGAAAATCAATGCAGAATTGATCGCGGCTCAGGGCCATGCACAAAACATCGGTGGTTATTATTTCCCGAATGATGAATTGGCAGCTAAGGCAATGCGCCCATCTGAAACATTGAATAATGCAATTTCCAGCATTTAA
- a CDS encoding aldo/keto reductase — protein MKTFKLNNGVEIPAIGFGTWQIPEGEEAYQAVKEALAAGYTHIDTAAIYGNEKSVGKAIKDSGIDRNSLFITTKLWNTERGYDKTIAAFEKSLSDLQLDYLDLYLIHWPANETQFANWADINADTWRAFEHLYQQGKIKAIGVSNFPKDYLAKLLESATIVPAVNQIEFHPGYLQKDTVALSQSNDILVQAWSPLGSGRILKDETLVALAEEKNTSVGQICIKFALSQGILPLPKSTNPDNIKRNLAIDDFELTASDIKTILDLPEMGFSGSDPKKVAF, from the coding sequence ATGAAAACATTCAAATTGAACAATGGAGTTGAAATTCCGGCAATTGGATTTGGAACTTGGCAAATTCCCGAGGGAGAAGAAGCTTATCAGGCAGTTAAAGAAGCTCTTGCCGCTGGATACACACATATTGACACTGCAGCTATATATGGAAACGAAAAGAGTGTTGGAAAGGCTATAAAAGACAGTGGTATAGATCGTAATTCACTGTTTATTACAACAAAACTCTGGAATACCGAACGTGGATACGATAAGACAATTGCTGCATTTGAAAAATCACTCAGCGATCTACAATTGGACTATCTCGATCTTTACCTGATTCACTGGCCAGCCAATGAAACACAATTTGCAAACTGGGCAGACATCAATGCGGACACCTGGCGAGCTTTTGAGCATCTGTATCAACAGGGAAAAATAAAAGCGATCGGTGTGAGTAATTTCCCAAAAGACTACCTCGCCAAATTATTGGAGTCAGCGACAATCGTACCTGCCGTGAACCAAATTGAATTTCATCCGGGTTATCTTCAGAAAGATACCGTGGCGCTCTCCCAATCCAATGACATCCTTGTTCAGGCTTGGTCACCCCTGGGTTCGGGCAGAATATTAAAGGATGAAACACTCGTTGCACTGGCTGAGGAAAAGAATACAAGTGTTGGACAAATCTGTATCAAATTTGCCTTATCTCAGGGCATCTTGCCGCTGCCAAAATCAACCAATCCCGATAATATAAAACGAAATTTAGCTATCGACGATTTTGAGCTGACAGCAAGCGATATCAAAACTATCCTCGATTTACCTGAAATGGGGTTTTCCGGATCGGACCCTAAAAAAGTCGCTTTTTAA
- a CDS encoding AraC family transcriptional regulator: MNEIELIDQSELPAQGEDYYYHLLWTTCILLYRGSIQVNSNGTATDLQAGNILFIGYNKYYSFTAISNDAVFKILHYDRNFSNRIRLSISRYDAYRLINANRSTPFTPAANDFEAIWTLLCTLHNNRKKPIDPKKDFLQKANINIFMAIIYLLADVIYTAGESSGKTHNKRKEEITVHFLQLIADHYKEQRDLAFYADRLNISIKYLSISVKEITKESPSEIISNWLVTEARAQLTISTKTINQISQEFNFSDQYAFSKFFKKHVGITPKLFREQQANLVTN; encoded by the coding sequence ATGAATGAAATAGAACTTATAGATCAATCGGAACTTCCTGCGCAGGGAGAAGACTACTACTATCACCTCTTATGGACGACTTGTATCCTGCTGTATAGAGGCTCTATTCAGGTCAATAGCAATGGTACCGCCACCGATCTTCAAGCTGGCAATATCCTCTTTATCGGATACAATAAGTACTACAGCTTTACAGCAATTAGTAACGATGCTGTTTTTAAAATACTCCATTATGACCGGAATTTTTCCAACCGAATACGATTGTCGATCAGTCGATACGATGCGTATCGGTTAATCAATGCCAATCGCTCAACACCCTTTACTCCTGCCGCCAACGATTTTGAAGCGATCTGGACATTGTTATGCACTTTACATAACAACCGTAAAAAACCGATCGATCCGAAGAAGGATTTTCTCCAAAAAGCCAATATCAATATTTTTATGGCGATTATTTACCTTTTGGCCGATGTGATCTATACTGCCGGCGAAAGCTCCGGAAAGACACACAACAAAAGAAAGGAAGAAATTACCGTGCATTTTTTACAGCTTATAGCCGATCACTACAAAGAACAGCGCGATCTAGCATTCTACGCCGACCGCCTCAATATTTCCATCAAGTACCTGTCGATCAGCGTCAAGGAGATTACAAAAGAATCGCCCTCTGAAATTATTAGCAACTGGCTAGTCACAGAAGCTAGAGCGCAGCTCACCATTTCTACCAAAACAATCAATCAGATCTCACAAGAATTTAATTTTTCAGATCAATATGCTTTTAGCAAGTTTTTCAAAAAACATGTCGGCATAACACCCAAGCTATTTCGTGAACAGCAAGCCAATCTTGTTACCAATTGA